Proteins encoded by one window of Porphyrobacter sp. YT40:
- a CDS encoding NmrA family NAD(P)-binding protein → MALITVIGASGRQGLAQVRQALAAGYDVRAISRRPDALEGAPVEGVERVEVRPMDLYDTATFKDALEGSDYIFYTHPLQARADRAYLVGEVGKVAAHLGVKRVVWNTSSWIPDKPGDPFTYGENTRGINALWRSGAPGTVFGSVLFMDNLLTNWARPFIVNEGRYVYPHNPNLEANWISLDDVARFMLASLERPDMEGAWLNIGGPERLVGKQVTQYLSDALGREIKYDPCTPEEFGRYLVEAAGDTMPPEMRADFAKGIQAFYEYNNEAPTKPFAVDMDHVYERFPELEGKLEPMSAWTKRQEWGESNYRPAFG, encoded by the coding sequence ATGGCACTTATCACGGTTATCGGCGCGAGCGGCAGGCAGGGCCTCGCACAGGTGCGTCAGGCGCTCGCCGCCGGATACGACGTGCGCGCGATCTCGCGCCGCCCCGATGCGCTGGAGGGCGCGCCGGTCGAGGGGGTGGAGCGGGTCGAGGTGCGGCCGATGGACCTCTACGACACCGCCACCTTCAAGGACGCGCTCGAGGGCAGCGACTACATCTTCTACACCCACCCCCTGCAAGCGCGCGCCGACCGCGCCTACCTCGTCGGCGAAGTCGGCAAGGTCGCCGCGCATCTGGGTGTCAAGCGCGTGGTGTGGAACACCTCGAGCTGGATTCCCGACAAGCCCGGCGATCCCTTCACCTATGGCGAGAACACTCGCGGCATCAACGCGCTGTGGCGCTCGGGCGCGCCGGGGACGGTGTTCGGATCGGTGCTGTTCATGGACAACCTGCTGACCAACTGGGCGCGGCCCTTCATCGTCAATGAGGGACGCTATGTGTACCCGCACAACCCGAACCTCGAAGCCAACTGGATCAGCCTCGACGATGTCGCGCGCTTCATGCTGGCCAGCCTCGAGCGGCCCGACATGGAAGGCGCCTGGCTCAATATCGGCGGGCCGGAACGGCTGGTGGGCAAGCAGGTGACGCAATACCTGTCGGACGCGCTGGGCAGGGAGATCAAGTACGATCCCTGCACCCCGGAGGAATTCGGCCGCTATCTGGTCGAGGCGGCGGGCGACACCATGCCCCCCGAAATGCGCGCCGACTTCGCCAAGGGCATCCAGGCCTTCTACGAATACAACAACGAAGCCCCGACCAAGCCCTTCGCGGTCGACATGGACCATGTCTACGAACGCTTCCCCGAACTCGAAGGCAAGCTCGAGCCGATGAGCGCATGGACCAAGCGGCAGGAGTGGGGCGAGAGCAATTATCGCCCCGCCTTCGGGTAG